A section of the Streptomyces sp. NBC_00178 genome encodes:
- a CDS encoding UDP-N-acetylmuramoyl-tripeptide--D-alanyl-D-alanine ligase encodes MIALSLAEIAGIVGGQPHDVPDPSVTVTGPVVIDSREVRQGSLFAAFAGERVDGHDYAQRAVEAGAAAVLAARPVGVPAIVVDDVVTALGALAGAVVERLGTAVVALTGSAGKTSTKDLIAQLLERKAPTVWTPGSLNNEIGLPLTALRATAETRHLVLEMGARGIGHIQYLAALTPPRIGLVLNVGSAHIGEFGSREAIAQAKGELVEVLPEDGVAVLNADDPLVRAMASRTKARVILFGEAPEADVRGENVRLTDDGRPAFALHTPTGCSDVTLRLYGEHHVSNALAAAAVAHELGMSVTEIADALSGAGTLSRWRMEVTERPDGVTVVNDAYNANPESMKAALRALAAMGKARRAGGGRTWAVLGQMAELGDASLAEHDAVGRLAVRLNVSKLVAVGGTEASWLQLGAYNEGSWGEESVHVSDAQAAVDLLRSELRPGDVVLVKASRSVGLEKVAMALLETTEGEVAVR; translated from the coding sequence GTGATCGCCCTCTCCCTCGCCGAGATCGCCGGAATCGTCGGCGGGCAGCCGCACGACGTCCCGGACCCGTCCGTCACCGTCACCGGCCCCGTCGTCATCGACTCCCGGGAGGTGCGGCAGGGCTCCCTCTTCGCCGCGTTCGCCGGCGAGCGCGTCGACGGCCACGACTACGCGCAACGGGCCGTCGAAGCGGGTGCGGCAGCCGTGCTCGCCGCCCGCCCCGTCGGTGTCCCGGCGATCGTCGTCGACGACGTCGTGACGGCGCTGGGCGCGCTCGCCGGCGCCGTCGTGGAGCGTCTGGGCACCGCCGTCGTCGCGCTCACGGGTTCGGCGGGCAAGACGTCCACGAAGGACCTCATCGCCCAGCTGCTGGAGCGCAAGGCCCCCACGGTGTGGACCCCGGGGTCCCTCAACAACGAGATCGGCCTGCCGCTCACCGCTCTGCGCGCGACCGCCGAGACGCGTCACCTCGTGCTCGAGATGGGCGCGCGGGGCATCGGCCACATCCAGTACCTCGCCGCTCTGACGCCACCCCGGATCGGCCTGGTGCTCAACGTGGGCAGCGCCCACATCGGGGAGTTCGGCAGTCGCGAGGCGATCGCGCAGGCCAAGGGCGAGCTCGTCGAGGTCCTCCCGGAGGACGGCGTCGCCGTGCTCAACGCCGACGACCCCCTGGTACGGGCCATGGCCTCCCGCACAAAAGCCCGGGTGATCCTCTTCGGAGAGGCCCCGGAAGCGGACGTACGGGGAGAGAACGTGCGGCTCACGGACGACGGGCGCCCCGCTTTCGCCCTCCACACACCCACCGGGTGCAGCGACGTGACCTTGCGCCTGTACGGTGAGCACCACGTGTCGAACGCGCTCGCCGCGGCCGCCGTCGCCCATGAGTTGGGCATGTCCGTGACTGAGATCGCCGATGCGCTCTCCGGAGCGGGCACCCTCTCCCGCTGGCGCATGGAGGTCACCGAGCGTCCGGACGGTGTGACGGTCGTCAATGACGCCTACAACGCGAACCCCGAATCCATGAAAGCCGCACTGCGTGCGCTGGCCGCCATGGGCAAGGCCCGACGGGCGGGAGGGGGGCGCACGTGGGCGGTGCTCGGTCAGATGGCCGAGCTCGGTGACGCGTCGCTCGCCGAGCACGACGCGGTCGGACGGCTCGCCGTCCGGCTCAACGTCAGCAAGCTCGTCGCTGTCGGGGGGACAGAAGCCTCCTGGCTGCAACTGGGCGCATATAACGAGGGTTCGTGGGGTGAGGAGTCGGTGCACGTGTCCGACGCACAGGCGGCCGTCGACCTGTTGCGCAGTGAACTGCGCCCGGGAGACGTCGTGCTGGTGAAGGCGTCCCGGTCGGTCGGCCTGGAGAAGGTCGCCATGGCTCTGCTCGAGACGACCGAGGGCGAGGTCGCCGTCCGATGA
- the mraY gene encoding phospho-N-acetylmuramoyl-pentapeptide-transferase: MRQILFAGAIGLFLTLVGTPLLIKLLARKGYGQFIRDDGPRTHGSKKGTPTMGGIAFILATIIAYVLAKVITGEEMRFSGVLVLFLMAGMGLVGFLDDYIKIVKQRSLGLRAKAKMAGQLIVGIAFAVLSLQFADARGNTPASTRLSFVEDFGWSIGPVLFCVWALFMILAMSNGVNLTDGLDGLATGASVMVFGAYTFIGLWQFQESCANATTLTNPQACFEVRDPLDLAVVASALMGACFGFLWWNTSPAKIFMGDTGSLALGGALAGLAICSRTEFLLALLGGLFVMITMSVVIQVGSFKMTGKRVFRMAPLQHHFELKGWSEVLVVVRFWIIQGMCVIVGLGLFYAGWAAKK, from the coding sequence ATGAGACAGATCCTCTTCGCAGGGGCCATAGGGCTCTTCCTGACGCTGGTCGGCACACCGCTGCTGATCAAACTTCTGGCCCGCAAGGGCTACGGGCAGTTCATCCGGGACGACGGCCCGCGTACCCACGGCAGCAAAAAGGGCACGCCCACCATGGGTGGCATCGCCTTCATCCTGGCGACGATCATCGCGTACGTCCTGGCGAAGGTGATCACCGGCGAGGAGATGCGCTTCTCCGGTGTCCTCGTGCTGTTCCTGATGGCCGGGATGGGCCTCGTCGGCTTCCTCGACGACTACATCAAGATCGTGAAGCAGCGCTCGCTGGGTCTGCGGGCGAAGGCCAAGATGGCCGGCCAGCTGATCGTCGGCATCGCCTTCGCGGTGCTCTCGCTCCAGTTCGCCGACGCCCGCGGGAACACCCCGGCCTCGACCCGGCTCTCATTCGTCGAGGACTTCGGCTGGTCGATCGGCCCGGTGCTGTTCTGCGTCTGGGCCCTGTTCATGATCCTCGCGATGTCCAACGGCGTGAACCTGACGGACGGTCTGGACGGCCTCGCCACCGGTGCCTCCGTGATGGTCTTCGGCGCGTACACCTTCATCGGCCTGTGGCAGTTCCAGGAGTCCTGCGCCAACGCGACGACCCTGACCAACCCCCAGGCGTGTTTCGAGGTCAGAGACCCACTCGACCTCGCCGTCGTCGCCTCGGCCCTGATGGGCGCCTGCTTCGGCTTCCTGTGGTGGAACACCTCGCCCGCCAAGATCTTCATGGGTGACACCGGTTCCCTCGCCCTCGGCGGCGCCCTCGCCGGTCTGGCCATCTGCTCCCGCACGGAGTTCCTGCTGGCCCTCCTCGGCGGCCTCTTCGTGATGATCACCATGTCCGTGGTCATCCAGGTCGGCTCGTTCAAGATGACCGGCAAGCGCGTCTTCCGGATGGCCCCCCTCCAGCACCACTTCGAACTCAAGGGGTGGTCCGAAGTCCTTGTGGTGGTCCGCTTCTGGATCATCCAGGGCATGTGCGTGATCGTCGGACTCGGCCTCTTCTACGCGGGATGGGCAGCAAAGAAGTGA
- the ftsW gene encoding putative lipid II flippase FtsW has product MPADESPAARRGDRSRTNAASGRGPTPPAAAAPLPAGPGLPPGVALRSRPAAGPRRAPTPRGGARGGATPPRARGDHGVRRMFERARRAWDRPLTAYYLILGAGMLITVLGLVMVYSASSIKALELSRPSTYFFRKQFLAAVIGAGLMLLASRMPVKLHRALAYPLLMGTVFLMILVQVPGIGMSVNGNQNWIYLGGPFQLQPSEFGKLALILWGADLLARKQDKRLLAQWKHMLVPLVPVAFMLLGLIMLGGDMGTAIILTAILFGLLWLAGAPTRLFGGVLAFAVLIGFVLIKTSPNRMSRLGCIGASEPGPGDSCWQAVHGIYALASGGWFGSGLGASVEKWGQLPEPHTDFIFAITGEELGLAGTLSVLALFAALGYAGIRVAGRTEDPFVRYAAGGVTTWITAQAVINIGAVLGLLPIAGVPLPLFSYGGSALLPTMFAVGLMIAFAREDPSARAALAMRRPGVRWKTMRRRVTKRPSGER; this is encoded by the coding sequence ATGCCGGCCGACGAGAGCCCAGCCGCGCGCCGAGGCGACCGCTCACGGACGAACGCGGCGAGCGGCCGGGGACCGACCCCGCCCGCAGCCGCCGCGCCGCTGCCCGCGGGCCCGGGACTGCCCCCAGGGGTCGCTCTGCGGAGCCGGCCCGCCGCCGGCCCCCGCAGGGCCCCGACGCCCCGTGGCGGGGCGCGTGGCGGTGCCACACCGCCCCGGGCGCGCGGCGACCACGGCGTGCGGCGGATGTTCGAGCGGGCGCGCAGGGCCTGGGACCGCCCTCTGACGGCGTACTACCTCATCCTCGGCGCCGGGATGCTGATCACCGTCCTCGGCCTCGTCATGGTCTACTCCGCGTCGAGCATCAAGGCGCTGGAGCTGTCCAGGCCCAGCACGTACTTCTTCCGCAAGCAGTTCCTCGCCGCCGTGATCGGGGCCGGGCTGATGCTGCTGGCCTCCAGGATGCCCGTCAAGCTCCACCGCGCGCTGGCCTATCCGCTGCTCATGGGCACGGTCTTCCTGATGATCCTGGTCCAGGTGCCGGGGATAGGGATGTCGGTCAACGGCAACCAGAACTGGATCTACCTCGGCGGTCCCTTCCAGCTCCAGCCCAGCGAGTTCGGCAAGCTCGCCCTCATCCTGTGGGGGGCCGACCTGCTCGCCCGCAAGCAGGACAAGCGGCTGCTGGCGCAGTGGAAGCACATGCTCGTGCCGCTCGTCCCCGTCGCCTTCATGCTCCTCGGGCTGATCATGCTCGGCGGGGACATGGGGACCGCGATCATCCTCACCGCGATCCTCTTCGGTCTCCTCTGGCTGGCCGGAGCCCCCACGCGGCTCTTCGGCGGCGTGCTGGCCTTCGCCGTGCTCATCGGCTTCGTGCTCATCAAGACCAGCCCGAACCGCATGTCCCGGCTCGGCTGCATCGGCGCCTCCGAGCCCGGCCCCGGGGACTCCTGCTGGCAGGCGGTGCACGGGATCTACGCGCTCGCGTCCGGCGGATGGTTCGGTTCGGGGCTCGGCGCGAGTGTGGAAAAATGGGGGCAACTCCCCGAACCCCACACCGACTTCATCTTCGCCATCACCGGGGAGGAACTGGGTCTGGCGGGGACGCTGTCGGTGCTGGCCCTCTTCGCGGCTCTAGGCTATGCGGGTATCCGCGTGGCCGGACGCACGGAGGACCCCTTCGTGAGGTACGCAGCGGGAGGCGTGACCACCTGGATCACGGCGCAGGCCGTGATCAACATCGGTGCGGTGCTCGGTCTGTTGCCGATCGCCGGTGTCCCGCTCCCGCTGTTCTCCTACGGGGGCTCGGCCCTGCTGCCGACCATGTTCGCGGTGGGGCTCATGATCGCCTTCGCGCGGGAGGATCCCTCGGCGAGAGCGGCCCTGGCCATGCGGAGGCCCGGGGTCAGATGGAAGACGATGAGACGGCGCGTCACGAAGCGTCCGTCCGGAGAGCGGTGA
- the murD gene encoding UDP-N-acetylmuramoyl-L-alanine--D-glutamate ligase, whose translation MGSKEVSDVDWRGKRVTVAGLGVSGVPAARALHERGALVTVVNDGDDERSRAQAAELETLGITVRLGDGDTLPESTELVVTAPGWKPGKPLFLAAAGAGVPVWGDVELAWRLRGPGAAPWLAVTGTNGKTTTVRMLASILQAAGLRTAAVGNIGVSLLDAVLGDEEYDVLAVELSSYQLHWAPSLRAHSAAVLNLAPDHLDWHGSMEAYAADKGRVYEGNAVACVYNVQDAATEDLVREADVEEGCRAIGFTLGTPGPSQLGVVDGILVDRAFVANRQKQAQELAEVGDVNPPAPHNIANALAAAALARAFGVEPAAVRDGLRAFRPDAHRIEHVADVAGVAYVDDSKATNTHAAEASLAAYEPIVWIAGGLAKGAAFDDLVTGAAKRLRGVVLMGADRALIREALARHAPEVPVVDLDRTDTGAMSAAVREAARLAVPGDTVLLAPACASMDMFVNYNKRGEAFADAVRQLADESA comes from the coding sequence ATGGGCAGCAAAGAAGTGAGCGATGTGGACTGGCGGGGCAAGCGCGTCACGGTCGCCGGGCTCGGGGTCAGCGGTGTCCCCGCCGCCCGCGCCCTGCACGAGCGGGGCGCCCTCGTCACCGTCGTGAACGACGGCGACGACGAGCGCTCGCGCGCCCAGGCCGCCGAACTGGAGACGCTCGGCATCACCGTGCGCCTCGGGGACGGCGACACCCTGCCCGAGTCCACCGAGCTCGTCGTCACGGCCCCCGGCTGGAAGCCGGGCAAGCCGCTCTTCCTGGCGGCCGCCGGCGCGGGCGTCCCGGTCTGGGGCGACGTCGAGCTCGCCTGGCGGCTGCGCGGCCCCGGCGCCGCGCCGTGGCTGGCGGTCACCGGGACCAACGGCAAGACCACGACCGTGCGGATGCTCGCCTCGATCCTTCAGGCGGCCGGCCTGCGCACCGCCGCGGTCGGCAACATCGGCGTATCGCTGCTGGACGCGGTGCTCGGCGACGAGGAGTACGACGTACTCGCCGTCGAGCTCTCCAGCTACCAGCTGCACTGGGCGCCCTCCCTGCGCGCCCACTCGGCGGCGGTCCTGAACCTCGCCCCGGACCACCTGGACTGGCACGGCTCCATGGAGGCCTACGCCGCGGACAAGGGCCGTGTCTACGAGGGCAACGCCGTCGCCTGCGTCTACAACGTGCAGGACGCGGCGACGGAGGACCTCGTGCGCGAGGCCGACGTCGAGGAGGGCTGCCGGGCGATCGGCTTCACCCTCGGCACGCCCGGGCCCTCCCAGCTCGGTGTGGTCGACGGCATCCTCGTCGACCGCGCCTTCGTCGCCAACCGGCAGAAGCAGGCCCAGGAGCTCGCCGAGGTCGGCGACGTGAACCCGCCGGCCCCGCACAACATCGCCAACGCCCTGGCGGCCGCCGCGCTCGCCCGCGCCTTCGGCGTGGAACCCGCCGCCGTACGGGACGGGCTGCGGGCCTTCCGCCCGGACGCCCACCGCATCGAGCACGTGGCCGACGTGGCCGGTGTCGCGTACGTCGACGACTCCAAGGCCACCAACACCCACGCGGCCGAGGCGTCCCTCGCCGCCTACGAACCGATCGTCTGGATCGCCGGCGGTCTCGCCAAGGGTGCCGCCTTCGACGACCTGGTCACCGGGGCGGCCAAGCGGCTGAGGGGCGTCGTGCTGATGGGCGCCGACCGGGCGCTGATCCGCGAAGCCCTGGCGCGACACGCCCCCGAGGTACCGGTGGTCGACCTCGACCGGACCGACACTGGGGCGATGTCCGCGGCGGTCCGTGAAGCGGCACGGCTGGCGGTGCCGGGTGACACCGTGCTGCTGGCGCCGGCCTGCGCCTCGATGGACATGTTCGTCAACTACAACAAGCGGGGCGAGGCGTTCGCGGACGCGGTCCGCCAACTCGCCGACGAGAGCGCCTGA